Proteins encoded in a region of the Novibacillus thermophilus genome:
- a CDS encoding YlmC/YmxH family sporulation protein, which produces MRLSDLAGKEMIDVINGERLGMVAQADLAIDIQTGAIQALILPVRSSWFKKADMEIEIPWNHIKKIGSEMVIVEAQRKQYATRE; this is translated from the coding sequence ATGAGGTTGAGCGATCTTGCGGGAAAAGAAATGATTGACGTCATAAACGGTGAAAGACTCGGGATGGTGGCCCAGGCCGATCTTGCCATTGACATTCAAACTGGAGCCATTCAAGCTCTTATCCTCCCTGTACGGTCCTCTTGGTTTAAAAAGGCGGACATGGAGATAGAGATTCCGTGGAACCACATTAAAAAAATCGGATCGGAGATGGTCATCGTCGAGGCTCAGAGAAAACAGTACGCCACTAGGGAGTAG
- a CDS encoding Spo0E family sporulation regulatory protein-aspartic acid phosphatase: protein MESPSLKELETRVEALRRELHQKIGDDITNLSSASLLLLSKELDALILEYMKAKQKHVE from the coding sequence GTGGAGTCACCTAGTTTAAAAGAATTAGAAACAAGAGTTGAAGCGCTCCGTCGTGAATTGCACCAAAAGATTGGAGATGACATCACCAATTTGTCCAGTGCGTCACTCTTGTTGCTCAGCAAAGAACTGGATGCCCTCATCTTGGAATACATGAAAGCGAAACAAAAACATGTGGAGTGA
- the dut gene encoding dUTP diphosphatase has protein sequence MYNVKITRLPGNDDLPLPARMSSGASGFDLFAAVAEEVQIKAGERALIPTGIKIALPQGLEAQVRPRSGLALRYGVTVLNAPGTVDADYRGEIKVVLINHGDEAFTVERGLRIAQLVIQEVPEMQWEEVDVLSETDRGDGGFGHTGI, from the coding sequence ATGTATAACGTCAAAATTACCCGTCTGCCGGGGAATGACGATCTTCCCCTGCCTGCCCGCATGTCCAGTGGAGCGAGCGGATTTGACCTGTTTGCCGCTGTAGCGGAAGAGGTCCAGATAAAGGCAGGGGAACGGGCATTAATTCCGACAGGGATTAAAATCGCTTTGCCCCAAGGCCTTGAAGCGCAAGTGCGTCCGCGCAGCGGATTGGCTTTGCGATACGGCGTCACGGTTCTGAACGCACCGGGAACGGTTGATGCAGACTACCGCGGTGAAATCAAAGTCGTTCTCATCAACCACGGAGACGAGGCGTTTACTGTCGAGCGTGGTTTGCGCATTGCCCAACTCGTCATTCAAGAAGTGCCAGAAATGCAATGGGAAGAAGTGGACGTCCTCTCCGAGACTGACAGAGGGGACGGCGGATTTGGCCACACTGGGATATAA
- a CDS encoding pitrilysin family protein, whose amino-acid sequence MLKKKYTLPNGVRVIEEKIPYVRSVAIGIWVKTGSRFESPDTNGMAHFIEHMAFKGTKNRSARDIAETFDAIGGHVNAFTSKEYTCFYARVLDEHVDVALDVLHDMFFHSTFDEGEMEKEKQVVIEEIRMVEDTPDDWIHDLASKASIPRHPLGTRYSAR is encoded by the coding sequence ATGTTGAAAAAAAAATATACGCTGCCTAACGGAGTTCGAGTCATTGAGGAAAAGATTCCCTACGTTCGCTCTGTGGCGATAGGTATTTGGGTGAAGACCGGTTCGCGGTTTGAAAGTCCAGATACTAACGGCATGGCTCACTTCATCGAGCACATGGCGTTTAAAGGAACGAAAAACCGTTCGGCGCGGGACATTGCAGAAACGTTCGACGCCATCGGGGGGCATGTCAACGCCTTTACGTCGAAAGAGTATACGTGTTTCTACGCGAGGGTACTCGATGAGCACGTCGACGTTGCACTCGACGTGCTGCACGATATGTTTTTTCATTCGACATTTGACGAAGGCGAGATGGAGAAAGAGAAGCAGGTCGTCATTGAAGAAATTCGCATGGTGGAAGACACGCCAGACGATTGGATACACGATCTGGCTTCGAAGGCGTCAATACCTCGCCACCCCTTGGGTACCCGATACTCGGCCCGATAG
- a CDS encoding polysaccharide deacetylase family protein, whose protein sequence is MTGLICAPIILFSPPVTHYVEHVKASAGVPASKTSPRADDNLEIRVKEAAERYSEPPVNARIDPVWKAIPAYNGLAVDESRTLALARERGAEKPLKLVFREIPPDIQLEDLPPHPIYRGNERKPMVGLMVNVAWGTEHVRSLLHVLEREGVRATFFLDGSWLAKHADVAREIVKNGHEVGNHAYHHPQMSRLTKAQMRREIEQTDELIEETLQVTSKYFAPPSGDFNDQVVQTAAELGMKTVLWTADTVDWRKTTSPKPW, encoded by the coding sequence GTGACAGGACTTATATGTGCGCCGATCATCCTGTTTTCCCCTCCCGTCACGCACTATGTCGAACACGTGAAGGCATCAGCGGGGGTTCCGGCTTCCAAAACGTCTCCCCGTGCGGACGACAATCTCGAAATCCGTGTGAAGGAAGCAGCTGAGCGGTATTCAGAACCTCCGGTTAACGCGCGCATCGACCCCGTTTGGAAAGCCATTCCCGCCTACAACGGCCTCGCCGTTGACGAATCCCGCACTTTAGCCCTCGCCCGGGAGAGGGGAGCGGAAAAACCACTGAAACTCGTATTCCGGGAGATCCCACCTGACATTCAGTTAGAAGATTTACCTCCCCATCCGATTTACCGTGGCAATGAGCGAAAACCGATGGTCGGACTGATGGTGAATGTGGCCTGGGGAACCGAGCATGTGCGATCCCTTTTGCACGTTTTAGAGCGAGAAGGTGTTCGAGCCACGTTCTTTTTAGACGGAAGCTGGCTGGCCAAACACGCCGATGTAGCCAGGGAAATCGTGAAAAACGGGCACGAAGTTGGCAATCACGCCTACCATCACCCCCAAATGAGCCGGTTGACGAAGGCTCAAATGCGGCGGGAAATCGAACAGACAGATGAGCTCATCGAAGAGACGTTGCAGGTTACGAGCAAGTACTTTGCGCCGCCGTCTGGAGACTTTAATGACCAAGTGGTACAAACGGCGGCCGAACTCGGAATGAAGACAGTTTTGTGGACGGCGGATACAGTCGACTGGAGAAAAACGACATCCCCCAAGCCATGGTAA
- the pnp gene encoding polyribonucleotide nucleotidyltransferase has translation MKREGRPSEKAVLASRLIDRPLRPLFPDGFRHEVQVIATVMSVDQDCSSEMAAIVGASAALSISDIPFNGPIAAVTVGRIGDEFVINPTVEQTEQSDIHLVVAGTKEAINMVEAGAEEVPEEVMLEAIMYGHEEIKKLVVFQEQIVSELDVEKMEPELHQVDPALERQVREQAIDKLVEAIQVPEKSEREDAIERVKEEILSLYDSEDEAEKEETQREVADILDKLVKEEVRRLILDEHTRPDGRGLRDIRPLTSEVGVLPRTHGSGLFTRGQTQALSVCTLGALGDVQKLDGLDLEESKRFMHHYNFPPFSVGEARPIRSPGRREIGHGALGERALEPVIPSEKEFPYTIRLVSEVLESNGSTSQASICASTLALMHAGVPIKAPVAGIAMGLIKEGDKVAVLTDIQGMEDHLGDMDFKVAGTRQGVTALQMDIKIEGIDRDILAQALEQAREGRIKILDHMASTIASPNDQLSEFAPKITTVHIPPEKIRDVIGPSGRMINKIIEETDVKIDIEQDGSVYIASANTEANEKAKKLIEDLVREVEVGQTYTGTVKRIEKFGAFVEVLPGKEGLIHISQLDRRRVGKVSDVVKLGDTVTVKVTDIDSQGRINLSRKAVLNEQSKKTAKP, from the coding sequence ATTAAGCGGGAAGGGCGTCCCAGTGAGAAGGCAGTACTGGCTAGCCGTCTGATCGACCGTCCACTCCGCCCGCTGTTCCCTGACGGTTTCCGCCATGAAGTTCAGGTGATTGCGACGGTCATGTCTGTCGATCAAGACTGTTCGTCTGAAATGGCGGCCATCGTCGGCGCCAGTGCAGCCCTGTCCATCTCCGACATTCCGTTTAACGGTCCCATTGCCGCCGTGACCGTCGGCAGAATCGGGGACGAGTTTGTCATAAACCCGACGGTCGAACAGACGGAACAGAGTGATATCCACTTAGTGGTCGCCGGGACGAAAGAAGCGATTAACATGGTCGAGGCCGGAGCCGAGGAAGTGCCGGAAGAGGTCATGTTAGAAGCGATCATGTACGGGCACGAAGAGATCAAAAAATTGGTTGTTTTCCAGGAGCAAATCGTCTCCGAGCTCGACGTGGAAAAAATGGAACCTGAGTTGCATCAAGTCGACCCCGCGTTGGAGAGACAGGTCCGGGAGCAAGCGATTGACAAGCTCGTCGAAGCGATTCAAGTGCCAGAGAAATCCGAACGCGAGGATGCCATTGAGCGAGTAAAAGAAGAGATACTGTCCCTTTACGACTCTGAAGACGAAGCGGAAAAGGAAGAGACGCAGCGCGAAGTTGCCGACATTTTAGATAAACTGGTGAAAGAGGAAGTGCGGCGTTTAATACTGGACGAGCACACGCGTCCAGACGGAAGGGGGCTGCGCGATATCCGTCCGTTGACGTCTGAAGTGGGCGTACTGCCTCGCACCCACGGTTCCGGACTGTTTACGCGGGGCCAAACGCAGGCCCTATCGGTCTGTACCCTCGGGGCCCTCGGCGACGTGCAGAAATTGGACGGCTTGGATCTGGAAGAATCCAAACGCTTTATGCACCATTACAACTTCCCGCCGTTCAGCGTCGGCGAAGCGCGCCCGATCCGCTCACCGGGACGGAGGGAAATCGGGCACGGAGCACTCGGGGAACGGGCGCTGGAACCGGTTATCCCTTCAGAGAAAGAGTTTCCCTATACGATACGTCTCGTGTCCGAAGTTCTCGAGTCGAACGGTTCCACGTCCCAGGCGAGTATATGTGCTTCCACTCTGGCGCTCATGCACGCAGGTGTACCGATCAAAGCGCCTGTCGCCGGCATTGCCATGGGTTTAATTAAAGAAGGGGATAAAGTGGCAGTGTTGACGGACATACAAGGAATGGAAGACCACTTGGGAGATATGGACTTTAAAGTCGCGGGAACACGTCAAGGCGTGACCGCTTTACAAATGGACATCAAAATTGAAGGGATCGACCGGGACATATTGGCTCAAGCGTTAGAACAGGCTCGCGAGGGGCGGATCAAAATATTGGATCACATGGCGTCGACCATTGCTTCGCCGAACGACCAGTTGTCCGAATTCGCGCCCAAGATTACGACGGTGCACATCCCTCCGGAGAAGATTCGCGATGTCATTGGGCCCAGCGGGCGCATGATCAACAAAATCATAGAAGAGACCGACGTTAAAATCGACATCGAGCAAGACGGAAGTGTCTACATCGCTTCAGCCAATACAGAGGCAAATGAGAAGGCCAAAAAATTAATTGAAGATCTGGTGCGAGAAGTCGAAGTCGGACAAACGTACACCGGGACCGTGAAGCGCATTGAGAAATTCGGCGCCTTTGTCGAAGTGCTGCCGGGCAAAGAGGGGCTCATCCACATCTCGCAGTTGGATCGCAGACGTGTGGGCAAAGTGTCAGACGTCGTGAAATTAGGAGATACGGTGACCGTCAAAGTGACAGACATTGACAGCCAGGGACGCATTAACTTATCGCGCAAAGCCGTCCTAAACGAACAGTCAAAAAAAACAGCTAAGCCCTAA
- the rpsO gene encoding 30S ribosomal protein S15: MGLSQERKNEIINEFKRSEGDTGSPEVQIALLTERINELNEHLKVHKKDHHSRRGLLKMVGRRRNLLNYLRDKDVQRYRELIKRLGLRR, encoded by the coding sequence GTGGGTCTCAGCCAAGAAAGGAAAAACGAGATCATTAACGAGTTCAAAAGGAGTGAAGGGGATACCGGTTCTCCAGAAGTGCAAATCGCCCTTTTGACCGAACGCATTAACGAGTTAAACGAGCACCTGAAGGTCCACAAGAAAGACCACCATTCTCGCCGCGGGCTGCTGAAAATGGTCGGGCGAAGGCGAAACTTGCTCAATTACTTGCGCGACAAAGACGTACAACGCTATCGCGAGCTCATTAAACGTTTGGGCTTAAGGCGTTAA
- a CDS encoding bifunctional riboflavin kinase/FAD synthetase: MEVIHIRYPLEDEIVMAIQPSVVAIGTFDGVHLGHRHVLDRTKRLSARLHCPPAAMTFDPHPRAVLSSDRSFQYLTPLREKLLQFERAGMELTYVVHFDRQLAAVTPRGFVEDVLVPLQLRGATVGYDYTFGHRASGKAEDLRQLCEGRLTVEIVPPFHVKGQKVSSTLLRGLLHKGDVQTVSQFLGRPYRIDGVVVRGAGRGKEIGFPTANLHMDDPYIVPRNGVYAVQVEWKGKMFSGAMSIGYNPTFEDNRESVSVEVYLLDFDGELYDERLYVNFLHYLRPERKFDSAEQLVRQMHEDVWRTRALIGQVRS, translated from the coding sequence ATGGAAGTCATCCATATTCGGTACCCGCTAGAAGATGAAATCGTGATGGCCATTCAGCCCTCTGTTGTGGCCATCGGCACGTTTGACGGCGTCCATTTGGGGCACCGTCACGTCCTTGATCGAACGAAACGTCTGTCAGCGCGTTTACACTGTCCACCTGCGGCGATGACGTTTGACCCCCATCCTCGGGCCGTGCTCTCTTCCGACAGGTCCTTTCAATATTTGACACCCCTCCGGGAAAAACTGCTACAGTTTGAACGGGCGGGAATGGAACTGACCTATGTCGTCCACTTTGACCGTCAGCTTGCGGCCGTTACTCCGCGGGGGTTCGTAGAAGACGTGTTAGTTCCGCTGCAATTGCGGGGAGCGACTGTTGGCTACGACTATACGTTTGGACATCGAGCGAGCGGCAAGGCAGAAGACTTAAGGCAGCTCTGTGAAGGTCGGTTGACAGTCGAGATCGTGCCGCCGTTTCACGTAAAAGGCCAAAAGGTGAGCAGTACCTTGTTGCGCGGTTTGCTGCACAAGGGTGACGTTCAAACGGTCTCCCAGTTTCTCGGCAGACCTTACCGCATCGACGGCGTTGTCGTACGCGGTGCCGGAAGAGGGAAAGAGATCGGCTTTCCTACAGCGAACCTCCACATGGACGATCCGTACATCGTACCGCGAAACGGCGTGTATGCCGTACAGGTCGAGTGGAAGGGGAAGATGTTCAGCGGGGCGATGAGCATCGGGTACAACCCGACATTTGAGGATAACAGGGAGTCGGTTTCCGTCGAAGTGTACCTTTTGGACTTCGACGGCGAGTTGTACGACGAACGCCTGTATGTCAACTTCTTGCACTATTTGCGTCCGGAACGTAAATTCGACTCAGCCGAGCAACTGGTCCGACAAATGCATGAAGATGTTTGGCGCACGCGGGCGCTCATCGGACAAGTCAGAAGTTAG
- the truB gene encoding tRNA pseudouridine(55) synthase TruB has translation MNGILPVWKPPNCTSHDVVAKVRRLAKQVKVGHTGTLDPAAQGVLPLCLGRATRVVEYVQNLPKTYEGVLTLGIATDTQDQEGKVTRREPVRHVSKDKVIDVFRRFQGEIEQIPPMYSAVKVKGRRLYDWAREGKEIKRQARKVYIYRLELVHIRDGNFPQVKFVVQCSKGTYVRTLCVDVGRALGYPAHLSHLVRLKSGPYSREECVTLTQLEDTPVDLWPSRWLKPIDSGLVHFPAHTVPLEDRLAVVNGRPIPLPEGHYQPGTLLRVYTVSEFLALYKCDRTGKRARPVKVFAGNR, from the coding sequence TTGAACGGAATTTTACCTGTATGGAAACCGCCAAACTGTACATCACACGATGTCGTGGCGAAAGTGCGCCGCCTGGCTAAACAAGTCAAGGTGGGACACACTGGCACCTTGGACCCTGCTGCTCAAGGTGTCCTCCCCCTTTGCCTCGGCAGAGCGACGCGCGTTGTCGAATACGTTCAAAACTTGCCCAAGACTTACGAGGGTGTTTTGACTTTAGGTATTGCGACCGACACACAAGATCAGGAAGGGAAAGTTACCAGACGGGAACCTGTCAGACATGTATCAAAAGACAAAGTAATTGACGTCTTTCGCCGGTTTCAAGGGGAAATTGAGCAAATTCCGCCGATGTACTCAGCGGTGAAAGTAAAAGGGCGCCGACTGTACGATTGGGCTCGAGAAGGGAAGGAAATCAAGCGACAGGCGAGAAAAGTTTACATATATCGTCTTGAACTCGTCCACATACGTGACGGAAATTTCCCTCAAGTGAAGTTTGTCGTTCAGTGTTCCAAAGGGACGTACGTTCGTACACTGTGTGTCGACGTTGGACGAGCGCTGGGATATCCTGCGCACTTATCGCATCTCGTGCGGCTGAAAAGCGGGCCGTATTCGCGGGAAGAGTGTGTCACGTTAACGCAGTTGGAAGACACTCCGGTGGATCTGTGGCCATCCAGGTGGCTGAAGCCGATTGACAGCGGCCTTGTCCACTTTCCGGCTCATACGGTTCCCCTTGAGGATCGCCTCGCTGTCGTGAACGGGCGCCCGATCCCACTCCCGGAAGGACATTACCAACCAGGCACTTTACTACGCGTGTATACCGTATCCGAATTTCTGGCTCTGTACAAGTGTGACCGTACCGGCAAACGAGCGAGACCGGTAAAAGTTTTTGCAGGAAACAGGTGA
- a CDS encoding DHH family phosphoesterase, with protein MTRLETFSDEWQKATNFVKAYDVFLVVSHVQPDGDAIGSTLAVAHALKQLGKRYVLTNDSSVPEKYQFLEMAEEILPWEEAKKHSFDAVISVDAADRERLGGVQQVFERQTPLLNIDHHPTNDRFGDVNVVLDDRAATAEVLYEWITHMQLKWNRSFAEAVYTGVMTDTGGFRYPNTTPRVMKLAAHLLEYGVVPSDIANRVFENISRAKLHLLKEALSSLTLSSDGQIAWLTVTAAQMKRAGAKEEDVGGIVNFARNVEGVEVGILFKEVDDGGVKVSWRSREKLDVGRLAQELGAGTCPRRRLLHGRSSR; from the coding sequence ATGACTCGTCTGGAGACGTTCAGTGATGAGTGGCAAAAGGCAACGAATTTTGTCAAGGCTTATGACGTTTTCCTCGTTGTGTCCCACGTCCAGCCAGACGGTGACGCCATCGGCTCCACCTTGGCAGTCGCCCACGCATTAAAACAGCTCGGCAAGCGGTATGTGCTCACCAACGATTCGTCGGTTCCTGAGAAATACCAGTTTTTGGAGATGGCGGAGGAAATACTGCCTTGGGAAGAGGCGAAAAAACACTCGTTTGATGCGGTCATCAGCGTAGATGCAGCGGACCGCGAGCGTCTCGGTGGCGTCCAACAAGTGTTTGAACGGCAAACCCCTTTGTTAAATATCGATCACCATCCGACGAACGATCGCTTTGGCGATGTCAACGTCGTGTTGGACGATCGGGCGGCGACGGCGGAAGTGTTGTACGAGTGGATCACACACATGCAGTTGAAGTGGAATCGGTCGTTCGCTGAGGCCGTGTATACGGGTGTCATGACAGACACCGGTGGTTTCCGCTACCCGAACACGACTCCGCGTGTGATGAAGTTAGCGGCCCACTTGCTCGAGTACGGAGTCGTCCCGAGCGATATTGCCAACCGCGTGTTTGAAAATATATCCCGTGCCAAATTACACCTGTTAAAGGAAGCCCTGTCGTCTCTCACGTTGTCTAGTGACGGTCAGATCGCCTGGCTGACGGTCACGGCAGCACAAATGAAACGAGCGGGAGCGAAGGAAGAAGATGTGGGCGGCATAGTCAATTTTGCGCGAAATGTCGAAGGAGTGGAAGTCGGGATTCTGTTTAAAGAAGTCGACGATGGCGGCGTGAAGGTGAGCTGGCGGTCCCGTGAAAAACTCGATGTCGGCCGCCTCGCCCAAGAACTGGGGGCGGGGACATGCCCGCGCCGCCGGCTGTTACATGGAAGGAGCTCTCGCTGA
- the rbfA gene encoding 30S ribosome-binding factor RbfA, with translation MRIRPHRVGEQIKKEMSHILQHELKDPRVGFVTVTGVDVTGDLQQATVYISVMGDKNDLEGTLEGLEKAKGFIRTEIGRRIRLRHTPEILFKVDESTEYGNRIEKLLKEVKSDDSSGDVQ, from the coding sequence TTGCGCATACGACCTCATCGCGTTGGCGAACAGATCAAAAAAGAGATGAGCCACATACTGCAACACGAGTTGAAAGATCCGAGGGTCGGCTTTGTCACGGTCACGGGTGTCGATGTGACAGGCGATTTGCAGCAGGCAACAGTCTACATCAGTGTCATGGGTGACAAGAATGACTTGGAAGGTACATTGGAAGGACTGGAAAAGGCAAAAGGGTTTATTCGAACGGAGATTGGAAGGCGGATACGCTTGAGACACACGCCAGAAATCTTGTTCAAAGTGGATGAATCAACGGAGTATGGCAACCGGATTGAGAAGCTGTTGAAAGAAGTGAAATCGGATGACTCGTCTGGAGACGTTCAGTGA
- a CDS encoding DUF503 domain-containing protein — protein MIIGTMTCHCRVPASTSLKDKRRVIKSVITRIKNRYNVSIAEVDMQDHQQLATIGMGVVANTKKQVERELNFALKVLDGEHELEVLSVDHWVG, from the coding sequence ATGATTATCGGAACGATGACCTGCCACTGCCGAGTTCCGGCCTCTACTTCGTTAAAAGACAAGAGACGTGTCATCAAAAGTGTCATCACACGCATCAAAAACCGGTACAACGTGTCCATTGCCGAAGTGGATATGCAAGACCACCAGCAGTTGGCCACGATCGGGATGGGCGTTGTCGCTAATACAAAAAAGCAAGTAGAGCGGGAGCTGAATTTTGCCCTCAAAGTGCTGGACGGAGAACACGAGTTAGAAGTGCTCTCAGTCGACCACTGGGTTGGCTAG
- the infB gene encoding translation initiation factor IF-2, protein MSSKEILTILKRLDIKVSNHMSVMNDDMIQQVEQFFKNVKEKAAQKQSESQGQTRGKQQHTARAKGKKSNGSSQKADAKSHRRERKEHASKGKPSKARSRHPQGKKGNAQVKASEKSARNEKKGAGKKGGKRGHQPASAKGKPAPKPLPEKIEIEGSPTVAELANMLNREPSELIKKLMSLGVMATINQELDGDTVTLLADDYGVEVEEKVVVNEEAFEEIEEHDAPEDLKERPPVVTIMGHVDHGKTTLLDSIRHSKVTAGEMGGITQHIGAYQVEANGKRITFLDTPGHEAFTTMRARGAQVTDITILVVAADDGVMPQTVEAINHAKAADVPIIVAVNKIDKPEANPDRVKQELTEYELVPEEWGGDTIFVPISALKGEGIDDLLEMILLVAEVQELKSNPNKRARGTVIEAELDKGRGPVATVLVQHGTLNVGDALVAGNYFGKVRAMVNDRGRRVKQAGPSTPVEVLGLSDVPNAGDAFMVFEDEKKARSIAEAREAKQREANRGENSRVSLDDLFKQIQEGDVRELPLIIKADVQGSVEALRGALEKIDVEGVKVNIIHTGVGAITESDVILASASNAIIIGFNVRPEPNARATAEAEKVDIRLHRIIYDAIEEMEQAMTGLLDPEYQEAVIGHAEVRQTFKVSSVGTIAGCYVTDGKIRRDGLARVIRDGVVTYEGKIDSLKRFKDDAKEVAQGYECGITLENFNDVKEGDVIEVYVMEEIKPSVTTGKK, encoded by the coding sequence ATGAGCAGCAAAGAAATTTTGACGATATTAAAGCGGCTGGATATAAAAGTTAGCAATCACATGAGTGTGATGAACGATGACATGATCCAACAAGTGGAACAGTTTTTCAAAAACGTAAAGGAAAAAGCCGCCCAAAAACAGTCTGAGAGCCAAGGACAGACTCGCGGTAAACAGCAGCACACAGCGCGTGCCAAAGGGAAAAAAAGCAACGGTTCCAGTCAAAAGGCTGACGCCAAAAGTCATCGGCGCGAACGCAAAGAACACGCGTCTAAAGGAAAGCCCTCTAAAGCGAGATCCCGCCACCCACAAGGGAAAAAGGGTAATGCGCAAGTAAAAGCGTCAGAAAAAAGCGCCAGGAATGAAAAGAAGGGAGCCGGGAAAAAGGGCGGAAAAAGAGGGCATCAACCAGCCTCGGCCAAAGGAAAACCAGCCCCTAAACCGCTGCCGGAAAAAATTGAAATCGAAGGCAGCCCGACAGTCGCCGAACTGGCCAACATGTTAAATCGTGAACCGTCTGAGCTGATTAAAAAACTCATGTCGCTCGGTGTGATGGCGACGATTAACCAGGAGCTCGATGGGGACACTGTCACCCTCTTGGCCGACGATTACGGCGTAGAAGTTGAAGAAAAAGTCGTTGTCAACGAAGAGGCATTCGAAGAAATTGAAGAACACGACGCCCCGGAAGATTTGAAAGAACGGCCCCCAGTCGTCACCATTATGGGCCATGTCGACCACGGGAAGACGACGCTTTTAGACTCGATTCGCCACTCGAAAGTGACGGCAGGAGAAATGGGTGGCATCACCCAGCACATCGGCGCCTACCAAGTAGAGGCGAACGGCAAACGAATTACGTTCCTTGACACACCGGGGCACGAAGCTTTCACCACGATGCGTGCCCGAGGGGCTCAAGTGACGGATATTACCATTTTAGTCGTGGCAGCCGACGACGGAGTCATGCCGCAGACAGTTGAAGCGATCAACCACGCGAAAGCGGCCGACGTCCCCATCATCGTCGCAGTCAATAAAATCGATAAACCGGAGGCAAACCCGGACCGTGTGAAACAGGAGTTGACGGAGTACGAGCTCGTGCCGGAGGAGTGGGGCGGTGACACGATTTTCGTCCCGATTTCGGCGTTAAAAGGAGAGGGGATTGACGACCTGCTGGAAATGATTCTGCTCGTTGCCGAAGTGCAGGAACTGAAAAGCAATCCCAATAAACGGGCTCGCGGCACAGTCATTGAAGCCGAACTGGATAAGGGGCGAGGCCCGGTCGCGACCGTTCTCGTCCAACACGGCACCTTGAATGTGGGGGACGCCCTCGTGGCCGGAAACTACTTCGGAAAAGTGCGTGCCATGGTCAACGACCGCGGTCGCCGCGTCAAACAAGCTGGCCCGTCAACCCCGGTGGAAGTGTTGGGACTGAGTGATGTCCCCAATGCCGGTGATGCTTTCATGGTCTTTGAGGACGAGAAGAAAGCCCGTTCCATTGCGGAAGCGCGGGAGGCCAAACAACGGGAAGCGAATCGGGGTGAGAACAGCCGGGTGTCCCTTGATGACCTGTTTAAACAGATACAAGAAGGAGACGTCCGGGAATTGCCGCTGATCATTAAAGCGGACGTGCAAGGGTCTGTTGAAGCTTTGCGCGGGGCACTGGAAAAAATTGATGTAGAAGGCGTCAAGGTCAACATCATTCACACCGGAGTCGGAGCCATTACAGAATCTGACGTCATTCTCGCTTCAGCCTCCAATGCGATCATCATCGGCTTTAACGTAAGACCTGAACCGAACGCCCGGGCGACGGCGGAAGCGGAAAAAGTAGACATTCGCCTGCACCGCATCATTTACGATGCGATTGAAGAGATGGAGCAGGCGATGACCGGGTTGTTAGATCCCGAATACCAAGAGGCCGTGATCGGCCACGCAGAAGTTCGCCAGACGTTTAAAGTGTCGAGCGTCGGGACGATTGCCGGTTGCTATGTGACCGACGGAAAGATCAGGCGCGACGGGTTAGCCCGTGTCATACGGGACGGTGTCGTCACGTACGAAGGGAAAATCGACAGCTTGAAACGGTTTAAGGACGACGCCAAAGAAGTAGCGCAGGGATACGAATGCGGCATCACGTTGGAAAACTTTAACGACGTGAAAGAGGGCGATGTCATCGAAGTTTACGTGATGGAAGAAATCAAGCCCTCAGTCACGACTGGGAAAAAATGA
- a CDS encoding L7Ae/L30e/S12e/Gadd45 family ribosomal protein: MNRATQLLGLAMRAGCVVTGEERVLQAIRRGQASLVFIATDAGKNTKKSLSDKARYYGVPVVTSFDRATLGHAIGKGERVAVAVTDNGFANQLLKLS, translated from the coding sequence TTGAATCGGGCCACCCAATTGCTCGGTCTGGCGATGCGGGCAGGATGTGTCGTGACAGGGGAAGAGAGAGTTTTACAGGCGATCCGCCGCGGTCAGGCTTCTCTCGTGTTCATCGCGACTGATGCGGGGAAGAACACCAAAAAGTCCCTTTCAGACAAAGCGCGTTACTACGGCGTTCCCGTCGTCACCTCGTTCGATCGGGCGACGCTCGGTCACGCGATCGGTAAGGGGGAGCGTGTCGCCGTAGCTGTAACGGATAACGGATTTGCCAATCAATTGTTGAAATTGTCTTAA